The segment CGGGTAGGCCCGTTCGGCCAAGAGGCGCTTCAGGCCCTTCCCGTTCTCGTAGAAATCGAAGCTCCACTGGGATTCCTCGCCGCTTTCGTGAAGCGTCCTGATCATTTCCATAGCGCGCTCGACCTGCTTGGGATCGGAGGCGTCGAACTCGGAGCATCCCTCGATGAACTCGGATATCTTCCAGCCCTCGGCAGGATCTTCGAACACGAACGTGTCGTCGAGCCCCAGCTTCTTGGCCACCGCAAGCGAATGGGCCTCGGAGGCGCGGCTGATGATCTCTTCGGTTCCGTTGCCCGGATGGCGGTAGACGTACTTCTTCCCACGGACGCCGAACAGCACCGACAGGTTCGACAGGCCCGCTTTGATGGGCTCGACGTCGGTGATGTCGGTGCGCTCGCATGCGAGCGTGCGGCAGATGTTATCGAGGATGCGCGAATCGACGTTGACGAAGAAGTCCTCGTCGAACGCAGTGAGGTCGGTCACGTAGTCGAACTCGTAGATGACGCCCTCCCCGTAAGGCTCGATATAGGCGGTGAGTTCGCCCAGATGATCGGACAGCACTTCCTCCCACAGCTTGTCGGCGGTTTCGGGCAGGTCGTACTCGTCGGCGATGATCTGCATGAAGCGCCGCGAGAACTCGGGCGAGAAGCAGGCGGGGCCCTGCAGGGCGATTCCCCTCTCCTTGCCCATCTGGATCGACGAGATGCGGGACTTCGTGTTCAGACGCGGGATCAACCGCTCGGCGCGCCCCGTGCTGGGTGCGGCCGAGAGGTAGGTGTCGAACGCATAGGGGCAAAAGATGTTGCGCTCGTAGTACTCGTCGGAGCTGAGAACGTAGGTGCGGCCGAGGTGCGCGCGTGCGGCGAAGAGCGAGGAATGGTTGTTGCGATGGACGTACTCGTCGGTGAACAGGAGCTTCACGCCCAGCTCTTCCTCGAGGTAGAAGAAGCACTCCTTCATGTAGCCCGCCACGACCACGACCTCGTCGATGCCCGCCTCGCGCAGCTGGCGCACCAGCCGCTCGATCAGGACCTCTCCGCGCACCTCGAACATGGCCTTGGGCTTCTCGAAGGAAAGCGGCGTGAAACGGGTCGAGGCCCCGGCCGCCAGGATCACCGCGTTGCCCACGCGGTACCGCTCGAGCAGTTCCTCCCCCGCGGGCGTGACATGGGAATCATGGTCGAGCAGACCCTCCTCGCGCAGGTAGAGGCAGGCATGGTTCACCGTGCCCAGGGAAAGCCCCGTTTCGATGGAAACGTCGCGCTGGGTGGGCCGGTCGGAAAGCTTGAAGCAGACAAGCACTTTGAACTGGTTGCGGTTGAGCATAACGTCCTCGTTCGGTATAGCGTTCAGTTAGTTCATAAAACAATATCTTGAAACATTTTTGAACATTATACGCGAAGAGGCCGCATTCTACCGCATGAAGTTAGATCCTGCTTTTACCGGCGATCCCCTTCACCACGGCCGAGAGGAAGCCTTGCGATTGGCAACGGTAGGCAAGCCCGCCCAGCAAAAGCCGCTCGACCTTGATCCTGCCCAGCTCAGAAGCGCGAATCTCGTAGGGATTCTCCGACAGCACCACCATGTCCGCGACCTTTCCCACCTCGAGGGAGCCGCGCAGATCCTCGTCGAACGTCGTCCACGCCCCGTTGTACGTGCACATGCGCAGGGCCTCGCGCGGCGTGAGGGACTGGCCCTCGACGCTGTGGTTGCAGGCGCGCTGCATCCACAGGATGGGGTCGGGATCGGTGCAGGGCGCATCGGAGCCGGCCGACATCGTGATGCCCGCATCCCACAGCGTGCGCAGCGGGTTGAGGCGAGAGGCCCGCCGCTCCCCCATGATCGAAGCCAGGTACGAATCGGGCTCTTGGGGCCAATCGATGAAGCTCGTCTGCATGGGAAGGTGGATGCCGTAGTCCGCGCAGATCCGCATGCCCGATTCGGTGGGAAGGCACGCGTGGATGATGCCGTGCCGATGGTCTTGGCGGGGAAAGTCGTCCAGCGCGGCTTTCAGCACCCGGGTCGCCTGGTCGAAGGCCGCATCCCCGATGGCGTGCATCTCGATCTGGAGCCCGGCCCGGTTCGCCTCGCAGCAAAAGCCGATCAGCTGCTCGTCGGTGTAGTACAGCACGCCCGCATCGTCTGCGCCCTCGTAGGGCTCCCTCAAAGCCGCGTCGCGACTGCCGAAGCAACCGTCCAAGGCGCAGGCGAAACAGCCCCCGATGCGCGGAAGCCCCCGCTTCAGAGCCGTTTTCACCTCGAGCGACTGGGGAAACACGCGCACCTGGAAACCGCTCTGGGCGCTGCGGCCCACCCATTTCTCGATCGAGATGTCCATATCGCCCGGGAACCCGACCCCGCTGACGGTGTGCACCATGCCGATCCCGCGCGCGGCGAGGTAGTCCATCGCGCGCTGCATGTTCCCGACCAGCTGGGGAATCGAGATCGACCCGGTAATGCGGTCGAGCGCCTTGAAGAACGCCTCCTGGTTCATCTCCCCGGTGTCGGGATGGTACCCGCGCTGACCTCTCACGTCCTTCTCGATCAGGCCGAGCAGCATCGAATTCACCACGCAGGCATGCCCGTCGTATTTGACCATCATCACCGGCTTGTCGGGGCACGCCTCGTCGAGTTCGGACCGCGACAGGAGGCGGCCTTCGGCAACCGAGTACGGCGAAGCCCCGAACGCGATCAGGATCTTGCCCTCATACGTGCGGGAGAATTCGGCCACCATGCGCTTGATCTCGTCGTTCGATCGCGCCTCCATGACGTTGAGCCCCGCGTTGAACGTCGCAAGGCTCGCGAAGTGCTGGTGCGTATCGACGAACGAGGGGCAAAGGGCGCGCTCGCCCAGACGCTCGCGGGGCGCGCCCGCGTACCGTTCGGGGAGCTCGTCTCCCACGTAGCGGATCGTGCCGCCCTCTTCCACCAGGTAGCGTGCGACCGTGTCGTTCGCATCGACCGTGAGGATCGCGCCTTCGTAGACCTTCATACAGCCATCCCTTCCCTGAAAGGGCCGCCAAGCCGGAAAGACTCCGGGCCTATGCGGCGGCAAAGCCACCCGTATCGCGCGCGTCGGAAGCGCGCCGGCCCCCGATGCCGGGGGTCGGCGGACCTGAAGGGCTACTTGCCGGGGTCCTCGCCCGCGTCGACCTTCTGCATCATGGTCTTCCACGCCGCCTCGTCGGTGATGACGTAGCTGACGCCGTCGATCGTGGCCGTGCTCGACGGGGCGAGCGCCGAGTAGACGGTGAGGTCGCCGGCAGACCGGTACGCTTGCGCAAGGCCGATGATGTCGGTCACGGACATATCGGTGGTCACGCAGGCCGCGAGGCGCTGGATCGTGGAGGGCATCTCGAGCGCGGGGGTCTGCAGAACCTGCTTCATGATGGCCGTGGCCACGAGGCGCTGGTTGTCGGCGCGCTGGAAGTCGCCGCGCGCGTACCCGTAGCGCTCGCGGGCAAGCGCGAGGGCCTGCTCGCCGTTGAGGAGCTGGTAGCCGGCGCTCAGCTGGACGCCGGTGTTGCTCGCGCCCGTCTGGTCGTTGGACACGGGCACGTCGACGTACACGCCGCCCAGGATATCGACCAGATCCTCGAGCTCTTGGAAATGCACCTCGGCGTAATGGGTGATGGGGACGCCGGCGAACTCGGACACGGCCTTCACCGCGCCGGCCACGCCCCCGTAGGCGTAGGCGGCGTTGATCTTCTGGGTTCCGTAGCCGGGGATCTCGACCTTGGTGTCGCGCGGGATGGACACCATGGTGACCTTGCCCTCGGAGGGGACGACGCGGGCCAGGATGAGCACGTCGGATCGAGACGCCGTATCGCCGCTGCGCGCATCGGATCCGATGAGCAGCGTGTAGTACGCATCCGCCTCGTTGGGATTCGACGAGGCGACGGGCGCCTGCAGCGCCTCTTTGATCTCCATGGCCTCGTCGCTGTCTTTGATGGAAATGGTGCTGTTCAGGGAGTTCAGGTACAGCGCCACGGCTGCGGCGGCTCCGATGACGAGCACGAGGAAGGCCGCGAGGATCCCCAGCAGCACCTTGCGGGCGCGCGACCCCTTCTTCTTCTTCGGGCGGGCCGCCCCCTGGCCGGAACCGTACAGCGACCGATCGTAGCTCTGCGCGCTCGAAGCGCGCCCGCCCCTTTGCTGGGGCATGACCACCGGCCGGATGCCGGGCTGCCTGTTGAACTCGGGGCGCGATGCTCCCGTCGGGGGCGTCTGACGATTCGAATCGGGCTGCTCGGGCAGACGCGCATGCTTTCCGCGCTTCTGGTTGTCCTGTGCCACGCGTTCCCTCGTTTCTCTCGACCTCCACAACGCTGAAAGGCACCGGCTCGGTACATAACCCAAGCCGATGCCCATTATTCTATACGACCGATCGCCCAAACCCGGAAATTATACGATCTCGCCCGAAACCCGAAAAGGCCGCTTCGACGCGCTCTGTCCGACCTCAGCCGGATAAGCGCAGATGATGCGCGGAAACTCCGAGACCGGCGCGGGTGCGCGGCGGATCAGCCCCTGTGAAAACGCGGGTCGAGGGCGACGCGATCGAGCTTCGCCATCACCACGTCCTCGACATCGAGGCAGGCGGGAACGCGCAGATCGTCCTGGAACACCACGCGCTGGTAGCTTCCGCACGCATCGCAGGTCTGCAGCCTGTGCGCCGGATCGCCTTCCACGTGATGGTAATGCAGGTCGCCCTGATCCTGCGAACCGCACGAACCGCAGCGGATGCGCTCGAAATTCCAGGTGGTTCCGCAAGCCGAGCAGAACTGGGAACGAGCGCCGCCCTGGAGGGTATCCTGGACGCCCACATGCGACAGGCTTGCGGGGGCGCCGCACACCGGGCAGTGCAGCGGACGCGCGTGATTGCCTTCCTTTGCGTCCGCAGACACGGCGTCCATCAGGCTTTCAGCCGCCGCCTGGACATGGGTCCTCACCGCGAAGGCCAGCACCAGCACCGCGGCGCCGGCTGCCGCCCCGAACGGTTCGGCCATGCCCTCGTCTGCTCGAACGGCCTCGACGAACCCGGACGGATCGGTGCCCGCCAAGACGAGGTCGGCGCGACGGGAAAACTCGTCCCAGTCGATAGCGCCCAGCGCCTGGGCGACATCTTCGGCCAGGCCGGCCTCGGCGGCCATATAGGCGGCTATCCTGCGGCACGTCGCGGCGAAATCCCCCGCTTCGATCGCAACGGGGCAAAGCTGAAGAAGCGGGCGTGCGGACAGATACGCCTCGTCGAGCCCCTCGACGGCTGTGGCCGCCGCGCCGCCGTCGCCCGAAAGCTCGTCGCAGCGCTCCTGCTGCAGCTCGAACAGGCCGCGGAAAAACCTCAGCCGCGCCGCGTCGGAGGGCTCGGCATCCTGCAGGTACGCCCCGACCGCGCGGTCGATTCTCTTCAGATCCATGACATCTCGTCCTTCCATGGCAGTCGCCCCCGAACGTAAACGCTCGAGGGCGACTGCGATCATACGGGAACCCGGTTCCCGACTAGGCCTTTTTCAGGCCGCCCTTGACCTCGCCAGGCTTCTTGTCGTCGTCGGCCACCTCGTACTCGATGACGTTTTTGCCCTCTTCGATCTCTTCACGCGCCCAGAAGCCCCAGTGGTACAGAGCGTCGGACTCCTTCACGCGCCCGTTGCCGAACATCAGCGTCACCAGGCCGCGGTACGGCTGGAACACGCCGGCGCCCAGGTAGGCGTGCGCGATCACGAACACCACCAGCAACAGGAAGAACAGCTGGTGGACGAAGCGCATCGCGATCAGCAGCTGCGGGTCGGCGCGAAACGCGCTCGTGCCCAGCCACAGGACCACGCCCGACACCGCCATCGCCAGCGAGCTTACGATCAGCATACCATCGGCGAAGCGCTGGCCCGACTTGACCTCGTCCTGGTCGGGCATATGTACCCGTTTCGGTCCCAACATGTAAGGAACGAACTTGATGACGAACTCGACGTCTTCCTTGGTCCAGGCCGTGATGTACTTCTTCCACAGGCGCACGACGCCTTTGGGCGCCAGGATCGCGCTCACGATGGGGGCCAGGATCAGCACCGCGCCCACCACGCGGTGGGAGAAGCGGAAGAACTGGGTGACGTCGGATCCGATCGCGGCCCCGGCGCCCGGGATCATGACGAACAGGCCGGTGATCGAGAGCCACAGGATCGAGAACACCACGATGCCGTGCGTGATGCGCGTCTGGAGGGAATGCCTCTGAATCTCGCGTTTGACTGCCATTAGCGCTCCCCCGCTTCCTTGTCGATGTGCTTGACGATCTCGCCGGTGTCGACGTCGATAACGTCGTGGGACGCCTCGTCGTAGCGCTGCTCGTCGCGGCGGTACCCGATGCCGGTCGCAAACGACAGGCCCAGGCCGGCCACCACGCCCACGGCTCCGACCGCCGTCAGCGTCTTCATGAGGTTCTCGGTTTCGATCATGCCGTGGACCTGCGGGTTCTCGGGCAGCTCGTACCGATCGAGGCCGCGGTGCAGCACGTGGATGATGTGCGTGCCGCCCACTTCCTCGGCGCCGTACACCGACGCGTCGGCATAGCCGCGCTCCTTGAGCTTGGCGACCTTCTCGGCGGCCTTGGCCAGCATCTCCTCGCGCGTGCCGAACAGAAGCGCGCCGGGCT is part of the Berryella intestinalis genome and harbors:
- a CDS encoding phosphotransferase codes for the protein MLNRNQFKVLVCFKLSDRPTQRDVSIETGLSLGTVNHACLYLREEGLLDHDSHVTPAGEELLERYRVGNAVILAAGASTRFTPLSFEKPKAMFEVRGEVLIERLVRQLREAGIDEVVVVAGYMKECFFYLEEELGVKLLFTDEYVHRNNHSSLFAARAHLGRTYVLSSDEYYERNIFCPYAFDTYLSAAPSTGRAERLIPRLNTKSRISSIQMGKERGIALQGPACFSPEFSRRFMQIIADEYDLPETADKLWEEVLSDHLGELTAYIEPYGEGVIYEFDYVTDLTAFDEDFFVNVDSRILDNICRTLACERTDITDVEPIKAGLSNLSVLFGVRGKKYVYRHPGNGTEEIISRASEAHSLAVAKKLGLDDTFVFEDPAEGWKISEFIEGCSEFDASDPKQVERAMEMIRTLHESGEESQWSFDFYENGKGLKRLLAERAYPLPRGFHELEVRIDELRGLMERDEVRRVLCHNDFYAPNILVRGDDMWLIDWEYSGMSDPVCDIANFVAQGPACGIDAALGTYGVYLGRTPNDDEARHFLGCVAVVGWYWYVWAIYKEARGHPVGDWLYLWYKAASKFAAAACDRYAR
- a CDS encoding amidohydrolase; this encodes MKVYEGAILTVDANDTVARYLVEEGGTIRYVGDELPERYAGAPRERLGERALCPSFVDTHQHFASLATFNAGLNVMEARSNDEIKRMVAEFSRTYEGKILIAFGASPYSVAEGRLLSRSELDEACPDKPVMMVKYDGHACVVNSMLLGLIEKDVRGQRGYHPDTGEMNQEAFFKALDRITGSISIPQLVGNMQRAMDYLAARGIGMVHTVSGVGFPGDMDISIEKWVGRSAQSGFQVRVFPQSLEVKTALKRGLPRIGGCFACALDGCFGSRDAALREPYEGADDAGVLYYTDEQLIGFCCEANRAGLQIEMHAIGDAAFDQATRVLKAALDDFPRQDHRHGIIHACLPTESGMRICADYGIHLPMQTSFIDWPQEPDSYLASIMGERRASRLNPLRTLWDAGITMSAGSDAPCTDPDPILWMQRACNHSVEGQSLTPREALRMCTYNGAWTTFDEDLRGSLEVGKVADMVVLSENPYEIRASELGRIKVERLLLGGLAYRCQSQGFLSAVVKGIAGKSRI
- a CDS encoding LCP family protein, whose translation is MAQDNQKRGKHARLPEQPDSNRQTPPTGASRPEFNRQPGIRPVVMPQQRGGRASSAQSYDRSLYGSGQGAARPKKKKGSRARKVLLGILAAFLVLVIGAAAAVALYLNSLNSTISIKDSDEAMEIKEALQAPVASSNPNEADAYYTLLIGSDARSGDTASRSDVLILARVVPSEGKVTMVSIPRDTKVEIPGYGTQKINAAYAYGGVAGAVKAVSEFAGVPITHYAEVHFQELEDLVDILGGVYVDVPVSNDQTGASNTGVQLSAGYQLLNGEQALALARERYGYARGDFQRADNQRLVATAIMKQVLQTPALEMPSTIQRLAACVTTDMSVTDIIGLAQAYRSAGDLTVYSALAPSSTATIDGVSYVITDEAAWKTMMQKVDAGEDPGK
- a CDS encoding formate dehydrogenase accessory protein FdhE, which translates into the protein MDLKRIDRAVGAYLQDAEPSDAARLRFFRGLFELQQERCDELSGDGGAAATAVEGLDEAYLSARPLLQLCPVAIEAGDFAATCRRIAAYMAAEAGLAEDVAQALGAIDWDEFSRRADLVLAGTDPSGFVEAVRADEGMAEPFGAAAGAAVLVLAFAVRTHVQAAAESLMDAVSADAKEGNHARPLHCPVCGAPASLSHVGVQDTLQGGARSQFCSACGTTWNFERIRCGSCGSQDQGDLHYHHVEGDPAHRLQTCDACGSYQRVVFQDDLRVPACLDVEDVVMAKLDRVALDPRFHRG
- a CDS encoding cytochrome b/b6 domain-containing protein; amino-acid sequence: MAVKREIQRHSLQTRITHGIVVFSILWLSITGLFVMIPGAGAAIGSDVTQFFRFSHRVVGAVLILAPIVSAILAPKGVVRLWKKYITAWTKEDVEFVIKFVPYMLGPKRVHMPDQDEVKSGQRFADGMLIVSSLAMAVSGVVLWLGTSAFRADPQLLIAMRFVHQLFFLLLVVFVIAHAYLGAGVFQPYRGLVTLMFGNGRVKESDALYHWGFWAREEIEEGKNVIEYEVADDDKKPGEVKGGLKKA